A DNA window from Vagococcus penaei contains the following coding sequences:
- a CDS encoding 5-formyltetrahydrofolate cyclo-ligase, which yields MLRQTTLAAMRRLAIDNPELKSEYEQNIQSQLVTSATWQSATTIAMTLPMSHEFDTYPLIKQALSMGKQIYLPKVVGKGLMTFHPYRLGDSLVESSFGVLEPNNPITIAQNDLDLIIVPGVVFSDAGYRIGYGGGFYDRYLDGYQQSTCSLVFDLQLSNDWEPEKYDRAVQKIYQYQKG from the coding sequence GTGTTAAGACAAACAACATTAGCAGCAATGAGGCGTTTAGCAATTGACAATCCAGAACTGAAGAGTGAGTATGAACAAAATATTCAATCTCAATTAGTTACTAGTGCTACCTGGCAATCAGCAACGACTATCGCAATGACTTTGCCAATGTCACATGAATTTGATACTTATCCATTGATTAAGCAAGCTCTGTCAATGGGGAAACAAATTTACCTACCGAAAGTTGTTGGTAAGGGATTAATGACGTTCCATCCTTATCGGCTTGGTGATAGCTTAGTAGAATCTTCGTTTGGAGTTCTAGAACCAAATAATCCAATAACAATTGCCCAAAATGATTTAGATTTAATTATTGTACCTGGAGTGGTTTTTTCAGATGCTGGTTACCGAATTGGTTATGGTGGTGGCTTTTATGATCGCTATTTAGATGGTTATCAACAGTCAACTTGTAGTTTAGTTTTTGATCTTCAGCTGAGTAATGATTGGGAGCCAGAAAAATATGATCGAGCAGTTCAAAAAATTTATCAGTATCAGAAAGGATGA
- a CDS encoding nucleoside hydrolase, translating to MVRKVYLNHDGGVDDLVSLFLLLKMENVELTGVGVIPADCYLEPAVSASRKIIDKFGPSQHKIEVAASNSRPVNPFPKDWQMHAFTVDALPILNESGEINTPLSSLPAHRHLIETLHANEEPLDLVFVGPLTDLARALLEDASIQTKIRRLYWMGGTFLDKGNVEEPEHDGTAEWNAFWDPEAVATVWNSKIPISLVALESTNKVPLTNDIRQMWASQRRYEGIDFLGQCYAIVPPLVHFQTNSTYFLWDVLTAIAFGQPDLVQSECVQSSVIATGISQGRTIRQSTGRPVELVHDVAHDAFFDYLTDLAR from the coding sequence ATGGTCAGAAAGGTATATTTAAATCACGATGGTGGTGTGGATGACTTAGTATCACTATTTTTATTATTAAAAATGGAAAATGTTGAATTAACTGGTGTTGGAGTAATTCCAGCAGATTGTTATTTAGAACCGGCAGTGTCTGCGAGCCGGAAAATTATTGATAAGTTTGGCCCTAGTCAACATAAGATTGAAGTAGCAGCATCTAACTCGCGTCCAGTTAATCCATTTCCGAAAGATTGGCAGATGCATGCATTTACTGTTGATGCCTTACCGATTCTCAATGAATCTGGTGAAATTAATACGCCACTATCATCTTTACCAGCACATCGTCATCTAATTGAAACATTACATGCTAATGAAGAACCACTCGATTTAGTGTTTGTAGGTCCATTAACCGATTTAGCACGGGCATTATTAGAAGATGCAAGTATCCAAACAAAAATCAGACGTCTATATTGGATGGGAGGTACCTTTTTAGATAAAGGTAATGTCGAGGAACCAGAACATGATGGTACGGCGGAATGGAATGCTTTTTGGGATCCTGAAGCGGTCGCTACTGTTTGGAACAGTAAGATTCCAATTAGTTTAGTTGCATTAGAGAGCACCAATAAAGTTCCATTGACAAATGATATTCGTCAAATGTGGGCTAGTCAACGACGTTATGAAGGAATTGATTTTTTAGGGCAATGTTATGCAATTGTCCCACCATTAGTCCATTTTCAAACGAATTCAACTTATTTTTTATGGGATGTATTAACGGCGATTGCATTTGGGCAACCTGATTTAGTTCAATCTGAGTGTGTTCAATCTAGTGTCATTGCCACTGGGATTAGTCAAGGTCGAACGATTCGTCAGTCTACTGGTCGGCCGGTTGAGTTGGTTCACGATGTTGCACATGATGCTTTCTTTGATTATTTAACAGACTTAGCACGATAA
- a CDS encoding BMP family lipoprotein — protein sequence MKSLSKVITSISLMGSAMLLTACGAKEAKQVEANETKVKSIVMVTDANGVDDKSFNQSAWEGLVDWGKETGAKKGTTGYDYIQSNDASEFTTNIDQALTAEFNTIAGVGFLIRDAIETVATQHPRQQFAIIDSVIEGKNNVVSATFRDGEVAYLAGIAAAYTTTTNHVGFIGGEEGAIIDRFEVGFKKGVQDAAEALNKSVKVDVKYAASFADPAKGKMLAARIYQDGADIIYHASGGTGAGVFQEAKALNESSADKKVWIIGADKDQTEDGNYKNKSGKADNLTLTSAVKRVGSALKDIANKANDGEFPGGEHLEYGLSNDGLELIDGNMDDKTIQAVKQAKDKIIAGDLIVPSKK from the coding sequence ATGAAATCACTATCGAAAGTTATCACATCTATCAGTTTAATGGGTTCAGCTATGCTACTAACTGCTTGCGGAGCAAAAGAAGCAAAGCAAGTTGAAGCAAATGAAACGAAAGTTAAATCAATTGTCATGGTGACTGATGCCAATGGTGTTGATGATAAGTCATTCAATCAATCAGCATGGGAAGGATTAGTTGATTGGGGGAAAGAAACGGGCGCTAAAAAAGGAACGACAGGTTATGATTATATTCAATCAAATGATGCCTCAGAATTTACCACGAACATTGATCAAGCTCTGACAGCAGAATTCAATACTATCGCTGGCGTCGGCTTTTTAATTCGTGATGCGATTGAAACTGTTGCAACTCAACACCCTAGACAGCAGTTTGCGATTATTGATTCTGTGATTGAAGGTAAAAATAATGTTGTTTCAGCCACATTTAGAGATGGTGAAGTGGCCTACTTAGCCGGAATTGCAGCGGCATATACGACAACAACAAATCACGTTGGGTTTATTGGTGGAGAAGAAGGTGCGATTATTGACCGCTTTGAAGTTGGTTTTAAAAAAGGAGTACAAGATGCTGCAGAAGCATTGAATAAATCAGTTAAAGTGGATGTAAAATATGCAGCATCTTTTGCTGATCCAGCAAAAGGTAAAATGTTAGCAGCACGTATTTATCAAGATGGTGCGGATATTATCTACCACGCATCTGGTGGAACTGGTGCTGGTGTCTTTCAGGAAGCAAAAGCTTTAAATGAATCAAGTGCAGATAAAAAAGTTTGGATAATTGGTGCGGATAAAGATCAAACAGAAGATGGTAATTATAAAAATAAATCTGGAAAAGCAGATAATTTAACGTTGACTTCTGCAGTGAAACGAGTCGGATCCGCATTGAAAGATATTGCTAATAAAGCGAATGATGGTGAGTTTCCTGGTGGTGAACATTTGGAATACGGACTGTCAAATGATGGTTTAGAATTAATTGATGGTAATATGGACGACAAGACGATTCAAGCAGTAAAACAAGCAAAAGATAAAATTATTGCTGGTGACTTGATTGTTCCAAGTAAAAAATAA